A DNA window from Methanomassiliicoccus luminyensis B10 contains the following coding sequences:
- the larE gene encoding ATP-dependent sacrificial sulfur transferase LarE: MTDMPDDVQRKLGTLRRWFRQWDSVLVAYSGGVDSSLLMAVAGEELGPRALSCIGVSPSYPRRERDAAVELAERCGARVRLVTTEEHLDDRYRANDGDRCYHCKSALFRRLRGIAGDEGFSVIVDGNNLDDLSDDRPGQRAAREQGVRSPLIELELTKQDVRELARTLDIQVWDKPAMACLSSRVPQGTPVTPELLSRIEAAEDVLHGLGFRQFRVRHAGDTARIELLPEDLARAVELRGAIVEGVRKAGYRYACLDLAGFRGTPPAERP; encoded by the coding sequence ATGACCGACATGCCTGATGATGTCCAACGCAAGCTGGGAACCCTCCGCCGATGGTTCAGGCAATGGGACTCCGTCCTGGTGGCATACTCAGGAGGAGTGGACAGCTCGCTGCTGATGGCCGTGGCCGGCGAGGAGCTGGGGCCCCGGGCGCTGTCGTGCATCGGCGTTTCCCCCAGCTACCCCAGGCGGGAGAGGGATGCCGCCGTGGAGCTGGCCGAGAGATGCGGGGCGAGGGTCCGGCTTGTCACCACGGAGGAGCACCTGGACGACCGGTACCGGGCCAACGACGGGGACCGCTGCTATCATTGCAAGAGCGCGCTGTTCCGCCGGCTCCGCGGCATCGCCGGGGACGAGGGGTTCAGCGTCATCGTGGACGGCAACAACTTGGACGACCTTTCGGACGACCGGCCGGGGCAGCGGGCCGCCCGGGAGCAAGGGGTCCGCTCTCCCCTGATCGAGCTCGAGCTGACCAAGCAGGACGTCCGCGAGCTGGCGCGGACGCTGGATATCCAGGTATGGGACAAGCCGGCCATGGCCTGCCTCTCCTCTCGGGTGCCCCAGGGCACCCCGGTAACGCCGGAGCTGCTGTCAAGGATAGAAGCGGCCGAGGACGTCCTGCACGGCCTGGGCTTCCGCCAGTTCCGGGTCCGGCACGCCGGGGACACCGCCAGGATCGAGCTCCTCCCCGAGGACCTGGCCCGGGCGGTGGAGCTGAGAGGGGCCATTGTGGAGGGGGTGCGGAAGGCCGGGTACAGGTATGCGTGCCTCGACCTCGCAGGATTCCGGGGCACTCCTCCGGCCGAGCGGCCGTGA
- the nifB gene encoding nitrogenase cofactor biosynthesis protein NifB, which translates to MTPDTAMEAEARLRAHPCFYSGAHRKFARMHLPVAPKCNIQCNYCDRKYDCTNESRPGVTSEVLTPKQAVEKVSYVRGKLENLSVIGIAGPGDPLANEETFETLELMKKEFPEITFCLSTNGLNLPKNADRLKELGVRFVTVTMNAIDPEIGARLYDFVMFEGKAYHGEEAAKILIDNQLEGIRRATEAGITVKVNSVLVPGINMDHLPAVAKRAKELGAYIVNILPLIPVPGTKFESMRAPTSKERKQLQDECEVDIRQMRHCRQCRADAIGLLGEDRSAEFAHFTCATKERDIIMPPEQKSSYRIAVATSSGKGVDQHFGLTEVFRTYRFEDGKVVPGPSIDVTEEQEIPLFGPGHRTKIEATSDKLKGMDAVISTKFGLPAIELLKENGIEPIEDSGDLEAAVRKAVASIRGERASPSSPDQATAE; encoded by the coding sequence TTGACGCCAGACACAGCCATGGAGGCCGAGGCGCGCCTGAGGGCCCATCCCTGCTTTTATTCCGGCGCCCACCGCAAGTTCGCCCGGATGCATTTGCCGGTCGCCCCGAAATGCAACATCCAGTGCAACTACTGCGATCGCAAGTATGACTGCACTAACGAGTCCCGGCCGGGAGTGACCTCTGAGGTCCTCACCCCAAAACAGGCGGTGGAGAAGGTCAGCTACGTCAGGGGGAAGCTGGAGAACCTCTCGGTCATCGGCATCGCCGGTCCCGGGGACCCTTTAGCCAACGAGGAGACGTTCGAAACCCTGGAGCTCATGAAGAAGGAGTTCCCAGAGATTACCTTCTGTCTGAGCACCAACGGTCTGAACCTGCCGAAGAACGCGGACCGGCTGAAAGAACTGGGAGTGAGGTTCGTCACCGTCACCATGAACGCCATAGATCCGGAGATCGGGGCCAGGCTATACGACTTCGTGATGTTCGAGGGGAAGGCATATCACGGGGAGGAAGCGGCGAAGATCCTCATCGATAATCAGCTCGAGGGGATTAGGCGCGCTACCGAGGCGGGCATCACGGTCAAAGTCAACTCCGTGCTGGTCCCAGGTATCAATATGGACCATCTGCCCGCGGTAGCGAAGAGAGCGAAGGAGCTCGGCGCTTACATAGTGAACATTCTTCCTCTGATACCGGTTCCGGGCACCAAGTTCGAGAGCATGCGCGCGCCGACGTCCAAGGAACGCAAGCAGCTGCAGGACGAGTGCGAGGTGGACATACGTCAGATGAGGCACTGCCGGCAGTGCCGGGCCGATGCCATCGGGCTGCTGGGCGAGGACAGGTCGGCGGAGTTCGCGCACTTCACCTGCGCCACGAAAGAGAGGGACATCATCATGCCACCGGAACAGAAGAGCTCGTACCGCATAGCCGTGGCCACATCGAGCGGAAAAGGGGTTGACCAGCACTTCGGTCTGACCGAGGTCTTCAGGACCTATAGATTCGAGGACGGCAAGGTAGTTCCCGGCCCCAGCATCGACGTGACGGAGGAGCAGGAGATCCCCCTGTTCGGTCCGGGCCACCGCACCAAGATCGAAGCTACGTCCGATAAGTTGAAAGGCATGGACGCGGTCATCTCTACCAAGTTCGGCCTCCCGGCGATCGAGCTGCTGAAGGAGAACGGCATAGAGCCGATCGAGGACAGCGGCGACCTGGAGGCGGCGGTGAGAAAGGCCGTCGCTTCGATCAGGGGCGAGCGCGCATCGCCCTCTTCGCCGGACCAGGCCACGGCCGAATGA
- a CDS encoding CBS domain-containing protein, with the protein MKAVRFPEATQIRQMRHSLGITQSALAKRSGVSQSTIAKIERCKIKGSYPEVVKLFEALEDEAETRLTKVRLRDISTKQVIGLQAEDPVRRASELMREHDISQMPVFEGDRVVGSLCDKTILELVMAGMKIEEVARRPIRSVMDGPFPVVDEDVEKESVESLILAEHAVLTTRNGKITGIVTGADLIQIDWSI; encoded by the coding sequence TTGAAAGCGGTACGATTCCCGGAAGCGACACAGATCAGGCAGATGCGGCACTCCCTCGGCATCACCCAGTCAGCCCTGGCCAAGAGGTCCGGGGTAAGCCAATCCACCATCGCCAAGATCGAGAGGTGCAAGATCAAGGGCAGCTACCCCGAGGTGGTGAAGCTCTTCGAGGCTTTGGAGGACGAGGCGGAGACGCGGCTGACCAAGGTCCGCTTGCGCGACATCAGCACCAAGCAGGTCATCGGGCTCCAGGCCGAGGACCCGGTCAGGAGGGCCTCCGAGCTGATGAGGGAGCATGACATCTCCCAGATGCCGGTGTTCGAGGGCGACCGAGTGGTCGGCAGCCTCTGCGACAAGACCATCCTGGAGCTGGTGATGGCCGGCATGAAGATCGAGGAGGTCGCCCGCAGGCCCATACGGTCCGTCATGGACGGCCCCTTCCCCGTGGTGGACGAGGACGTAGAGAAGGAGTCGGTGGAATCGCTGATTCTCGCCGAGCACGCCGTTCTCACCACCCGCAACGGGAAGATAACCGGCATAGTCACGGGAGCGGACCTCATCCAGATCGACTGGTCGATCTGA
- a CDS encoding nucleotide-binding protein, protein MAKQRNIAIYGKGGIGKSTTSSNISAALSEQGLRVMQIGCDPKSDSTNTLRGGEFIPTVLDTLRGGKRFETSDVVHEGFNGVLCVEAGGPEPGVGCAGRGIITAIELLNQRKVFDHYKPDVVIYDVLGDVVCGGFGIPIREGVADQVYTVTSSDFMAIYAANNLFKGIRKYANSGGALFSGIIANSTNLPIQREIIEHFAAATKTTIAEYVPRSLTVTKSELQGKTVIEAAPDSEQADVYRALASKIVKNQDRYVPAPLEVDQLKAWAESWSDKLLESRDAPTGINFAIQNEAATESLPGAVSKRPARRSKSDGSVLVKSSPGGRAASVKGG, encoded by the coding sequence ATGGCGAAACAGAGGAACATTGCGATATATGGGAAGGGTGGGATCGGCAAGTCCACCACTTCATCCAACATCAGCGCCGCGCTTTCCGAGCAGGGCTTGAGGGTCATGCAGATCGGGTGCGACCCTAAGAGCGATTCCACCAACACCCTCCGGGGCGGCGAGTTCATACCCACAGTCCTGGACACCCTCCGGGGCGGGAAGAGGTTCGAGACCAGCGACGTCGTCCATGAAGGGTTCAACGGCGTCCTGTGCGTCGAGGCCGGCGGTCCCGAGCCCGGGGTCGGCTGCGCCGGCAGGGGCATCATAACCGCCATCGAGCTGCTGAACCAGAGGAAGGTGTTCGACCACTACAAGCCGGACGTGGTCATCTACGACGTCCTCGGCGACGTGGTGTGCGGAGGGTTCGGCATACCCATCAGGGAAGGGGTGGCCGACCAGGTGTACACCGTCACCTCGTCCGACTTCATGGCCATCTATGCGGCCAACAACCTGTTCAAGGGCATCAGGAAGTACGCCAACAGCGGCGGCGCGCTGTTCAGCGGCATAATCGCCAACTCCACCAACCTCCCCATCCAGAGGGAGATCATCGAGCACTTCGCGGCCGCCACCAAGACCACCATCGCCGAGTACGTGCCCCGCTCCCTCACCGTCACCAAGAGCGAGCTGCAGGGAAAGACGGTCATCGAGGCGGCCCCCGATTCCGAGCAGGCCGATGTCTACAGGGCCCTGGCCAGCAAGATCGTGAAGAACCAGGACCGCTACGTCCCCGCCCCGCTGGAGGTCGATCAGCTCAAGGCATGGGCGGAGAGCTGGTCGGACAAGCTGCTGGAGAGCCGCGACGCTCCCACCGGGATCAACTTCGCCATCCAGAACGAGGCTGCGACCGAGAGCCTGCCGGGGGCGGTCTCCAAGAGGCCGGCCCGGAGGTCCAAGTCCGACGGCTCCGTCCTGGTGAAGTCCTCCCCTGGCGGTAGGGCCGCGTCGGTCAAGGGAGGATGA
- a CDS encoding (Fe-S)-binding protein, giving the protein MSSISILETLPGYNCGRCGFPNCRSFAAALGDGAEVDDCPLLLQERYAENRARLVEAVASRPERPVELVGNRVAADVILAPLPGEPACREFIYPFDRDVRPQAGELVSYRCLGCPILHFAKVAKVDHSVLMVQVTGPLHRLGITDSVPTDIGICSTVAFEGQVVNDRIVEIGETVRFIPHRCMMQKVHSGVVVSSEGDKVRIENVDLKVWG; this is encoded by the coding sequence ATGAGCAGCATAAGCATACTTGAGACATTGCCGGGGTACAATTGTGGGCGGTGCGGCTTCCCCAACTGCCGTAGCTTCGCGGCGGCGCTGGGGGACGGCGCCGAGGTGGACGACTGCCCGCTGCTGCTCCAGGAGAGGTACGCGGAGAACCGCGCCAGGCTCGTGGAGGCGGTGGCATCGAGGCCGGAGAGGCCGGTCGAGCTGGTGGGCAATAGGGTGGCCGCGGACGTCATCCTCGCCCCCCTGCCGGGGGAGCCGGCCTGCCGGGAGTTCATCTATCCCTTCGACCGCGACGTGAGGCCCCAGGCCGGGGAGCTGGTCTCCTACCGCTGCCTGGGCTGTCCCATCCTCCACTTCGCCAAGGTGGCCAAGGTTGACCACTCCGTCCTCATGGTCCAGGTTACCGGGCCGCTCCACCGCCTGGGCATCACCGACAGCGTGCCCACGGACATCGGGATATGCTCCACGGTGGCCTTCGAGGGGCAGGTCGTCAACGACCGCATCGTGGAGATCGGGGAGACGGTGAGGTTCATCCCCCATCGCTGCATGATGCAGAAGGTGCACTCCGGCGTGGTGGTGAGCTCGGAGGGGGACAAGGTCAGGATCGAGAACGTCGACCTCAAGGTGTGGGGCTGA
- a CDS encoding methanogenesis marker 8 protein: protein MGRHVIEALGKTKVVIEDGKIVEVGEPQLEYCPLFYKKRGIETMTPEIVRENIEFRIKDFGMCTPDRKLRMRDFLSFGVSELLGMAVAEGRLDAAVLVCDGTGTLVVSEPDLIQGIGGRISGIVETSPIDEVIDAVGRDRVLDPSTAKIDQLAGTELAFKLGFKKVGVTVSFAGDAKALRDRYGDRVAIFAVHSSGRTAEDAEVLFDSCDIVTACGSKSIRAVAKERAPMQAGNKVPVYAASKWGEELIEHRRKVVKAPQVIQPEDPPRPLI from the coding sequence ATGGGCAGGCATGTCATCGAGGCTCTTGGGAAGACGAAGGTAGTGATCGAGGACGGCAAGATCGTGGAGGTCGGGGAGCCTCAGCTGGAGTACTGCCCCTTGTTCTATAAAAAGCGGGGCATAGAGACCATGACCCCCGAGATCGTCCGCGAGAACATCGAGTTCCGCATCAAGGACTTCGGCATGTGCACCCCCGACCGCAAGCTTCGGATGAGGGATTTCCTGTCCTTCGGCGTATCGGAGCTCCTGGGCATGGCGGTGGCCGAGGGACGGCTGGACGCCGCGGTGCTGGTGTGCGACGGCACTGGTACCCTGGTGGTCTCGGAGCCCGATCTCATACAGGGCATCGGCGGACGCATCTCCGGCATAGTGGAGACGTCCCCCATCGATGAGGTCATCGACGCCGTCGGAAGGGACAGGGTGCTGGACCCGTCAACCGCCAAGATAGACCAGCTCGCCGGGACCGAGCTGGCGTTCAAGCTGGGGTTCAAGAAGGTGGGGGTGACCGTTTCGTTCGCCGGCGACGCTAAGGCACTGAGGGACCGGTACGGCGACAGGGTGGCTATCTTCGCCGTGCACAGTTCCGGGCGGACCGCGGAGGACGCCGAGGTCCTGTTCGACTCCTGCGACATCGTCACCGCGTGCGGCTCCAAGAGCATCAGGGCCGTGGCGAAGGAGAGAGCGCCGATGCAGGCCGGCAACAAGGTGCCTGTCTACGCCGCCTCCAAGTGGGGCGAGGAGTTGATCGAGCACCGGCGCAAGGTGGTGAAGGCGCCCCAGGTCATCCAGCCGGAAGACCCGCCCCGCCCGCTAATCTGA
- a CDS encoding ATP-binding cassette domain-containing protein has product MGRHCDILEIRGGVDKNGEKEEVDRLVFRPGEIVGIVGPTGSGKTTLISDIEQLAVGDTVSQRQVLIDGDLQDVRTRADPRSKPVAQLSQNMHFLADMDVEEFLRMHARSRGKDASLVPEVVATANRLTGEPVRTTDHLTQLSGGQSRALMAADIAIISDSPIVLIDEIENAGIRKQEALGLLAGRGKIVIVVTHDPLLALLASRRVVMSEGGARLVLERTPQEERVCSRLMELDGWMLSLRESIREGRTVSLA; this is encoded by the coding sequence ATGGGCAGGCACTGCGACATACTGGAGATACGGGGCGGCGTGGACAAGAACGGCGAGAAGGAAGAGGTGGACCGGCTGGTCTTCCGCCCCGGCGAAATCGTCGGCATTGTCGGGCCGACCGGTTCCGGCAAGACCACCCTCATCAGCGACATCGAGCAGCTGGCGGTGGGGGACACGGTCTCCCAGCGGCAGGTGCTCATAGACGGCGATCTTCAGGACGTCCGCACCCGGGCCGACCCCCGCAGCAAGCCGGTGGCGCAGCTGTCGCAGAATATGCACTTCCTCGCCGACATGGACGTGGAGGAGTTCCTGCGCATGCACGCCCGGAGCCGGGGCAAGGACGCCTCGCTGGTGCCCGAGGTGGTAGCCACCGCCAACCGCCTGACCGGGGAGCCGGTGCGGACGACCGACCATCTCACCCAGCTCAGCGGCGGCCAGTCCAGGGCGCTCATGGCCGCGGACATCGCCATCATCTCCGACTCCCCCATCGTGCTGATCGACGAGATCGAGAACGCCGGGATAAGGAAGCAGGAGGCGCTGGGCCTGCTGGCCGGCCGGGGAAAGATAGTGATCGTGGTCACCCACGACCCCCTGCTGGCGCTGCTCGCGTCCCGAAGGGTGGTGATGTCCGAGGGAGGCGCGCGGCTGGTGCTGGAGCGGACCCCCCAAGAGGAGCGGGTCTGCTCCCGGCTCATGGAGCTGGACGGATGGATGCTATCCCTGAGGGAATCGATCAGGGAAGGCAGGACGGTGAGCCTGGCATGA
- a CDS encoding Chromate resistance protein ChrB, which translates to MEHQEWLTINYTLPKEPSRARVNAWRKLKKSGAVLLGQSVWVLPMSEDNEAFMRDLSGGIRRDGGDAYLMKMVPRDEATSERLVAAFDKARDEEYGELIEQSDAFLHELEVESARRKFTFAELEENECGFQKLADWHRKITERDFHGASLRSSADEKLEECRVRLEAFCAEVYRQNDEVPQ; encoded by the coding sequence ATGGAACACCAGGAATGGCTGACGATCAACTACACTCTTCCCAAGGAGCCGTCGCGGGCCCGGGTGAACGCATGGAGGAAGCTTAAGAAGAGCGGAGCAGTGCTCCTGGGCCAGTCGGTATGGGTCTTGCCCATGAGCGAGGACAACGAGGCCTTCATGCGGGACCTCTCCGGCGGGATCCGGCGCGACGGGGGCGATGCTTACCTGATGAAGATGGTCCCTCGCGACGAGGCCACCTCAGAGCGCCTGGTGGCCGCTTTTGACAAGGCGAGGGACGAGGAGTACGGGGAGCTTATCGAACAATCCGACGCCTTCCTCCACGAGCTGGAAGTGGAATCCGCACGGAGGAAGTTCACCTTTGCGGAGCTGGAGGAGAACGAGTGCGGGTTCCAGAAGCTGGCCGATTGGCACCGCAAGATCACGGAACGTGATTTCCACGGGGCCTCCCTGCGCTCCTCCGCCGATGAGAAGCTGGAAGAGTGCCGGGTGCGGCTGGAGGCGTTCTGCGCGGAGGTCTATCGGCAGAATGACGAGGTCCCGCAATGA
- the cysK gene encoding cysteine synthase A → MTLHDSILSTIGNTPLVKLNKIVPAGSAEVYAKLESFNPASSVKDRIALSMVEDAEKSGALTKDKIIVEPTSGNTGIGLAMVAAAKGYRLVLTMPETMTIERRKLLKAFGAEIVLTPGPEGMGGAVNKAKEIYQSDPKHYIPLQFDNPSNPKIHRETTGQEILKDLPDPDAFVSGVGTGGTITGVGEALREKGKKTLLIAVEPARSPVLSGGAKGPHKIQGIGAGFVPKVLDAKILDRIVQVKDEDAAATARELAKKEGILAGISSGAALWAALEVAKELGKGKKVVVVLPDTGERYLSTDLFE, encoded by the coding sequence ATGACGTTGCATGACTCGATACTGAGCACCATCGGCAACACTCCCCTGGTGAAGCTGAACAAGATCGTCCCGGCGGGCTCCGCCGAGGTATATGCAAAGTTGGAATCATTCAATCCAGCAAGCTCCGTCAAGGACCGTATCGCTCTCTCCATGGTGGAGGATGCCGAGAAGAGCGGGGCCCTGACCAAGGACAAGATCATCGTCGAGCCGACCTCCGGGAACACCGGCATAGGGCTGGCCATGGTGGCGGCGGCGAAGGGGTACCGCCTCGTGCTGACCATGCCGGAGACCATGACCATCGAGCGCCGCAAGCTGCTGAAGGCCTTCGGCGCGGAGATCGTGCTTACGCCCGGACCAGAAGGCATGGGCGGTGCGGTCAACAAGGCCAAGGAGATCTACCAGAGCGATCCGAAGCACTACATCCCTCTGCAGTTCGACAACCCCTCCAATCCCAAGATCCACCGGGAGACCACCGGACAGGAGATCCTGAAGGACCTGCCTGACCCGGACGCCTTCGTGTCGGGGGTCGGCACCGGGGGCACCATCACCGGGGTCGGGGAGGCCCTGCGCGAGAAGGGCAAGAAGACGCTGCTCATCGCCGTGGAACCGGCCAGGTCGCCGGTGCTGTCCGGCGGGGCCAAGGGGCCCCACAAGATACAGGGCATCGGGGCCGGCTTCGTGCCCAAGGTGCTCGACGCCAAGATCCTCGACCGCATCGTTCAGGTGAAGGACGAGGATGCCGCGGCCACCGCCAGGGAGCTTGCCAAGAAGGAAGGCATCCTCGCCGGCATCTCCTCGGGAGCGGCGCTGTGGGCCGCCCTGGAGGTCGCCAAGGAGCTGGGGAAGGGCAAGAAGGTCGTGGTGGTGCTCCCCGACACCGGGGAGAGGTACCTGAGCACGGACCTGTTCGAGTGA
- a CDS encoding GTP-binding protein: MKMVVIAGTPGAGKTSVLSWMTKTLVRKEVRPVLVKIDCLWTDDAKRMERLGIPVKVALARDMCPDHFSIYNTDGMLDWARSEGAEVLLVETAGLCLRCAPYSNRCLAVCVIDATSGPNTPLKIGPMLTTADAVVVTKGDMVSQAEREVFRERVLEANPSCTLIEANGLTGKGSAELAELVAEAADTIDVMRLRHTPPLGVCTLCAGEMKMGKENHRGVLRHIDGSMFYSGE, encoded by the coding sequence ATGAAGATGGTTGTGATCGCCGGCACTCCCGGCGCGGGCAAGACCTCGGTACTCTCCTGGATGACCAAGACGCTCGTCCGCAAGGAGGTGCGGCCGGTTCTGGTCAAGATAGACTGCCTGTGGACGGACGACGCCAAGAGAATGGAGCGGCTGGGGATCCCGGTCAAGGTGGCGCTGGCCAGGGACATGTGCCCCGACCACTTCTCCATCTACAACACCGACGGCATGCTGGACTGGGCCCGTTCCGAGGGGGCCGAGGTCCTGCTGGTGGAGACCGCGGGCCTCTGCCTGCGCTGCGCGCCCTACTCCAACCGATGCCTGGCGGTCTGCGTCATCGACGCGACCTCCGGGCCGAACACCCCTTTGAAGATCGGCCCCATGCTGACCACCGCCGATGCGGTCGTGGTCACCAAGGGGGACATGGTATCCCAGGCGGAAAGGGAAGTGTTCCGGGAGAGGGTCCTGGAAGCGAACCCCTCATGTACGCTCATAGAGGCCAACGGGCTTACCGGGAAAGGCTCCGCGGAGCTCGCCGAGCTGGTGGCGGAGGCCGCGGACACCATCGATGTCATGAGGCTCCGCCACACCCCGCCCTTGGGGGTGTGCACGCTGTGCGCCGGGGAGATGAAGATGGGAAAAGAGAACCACCGGGGCGTCCTGCGCCACATCGACGGCTCGATGTTCTATTCGGGAGAATGA
- a CDS encoding ABC transporter substrate-binding protein has product MARKISIGHLSTFYHTSFILEGTDRLQRRGIDAEWKLFASGPDIVKAFEKKDIDMGYVGLPPAIIGMGRGLDLKCVAGGHVEGTVMVAQKEYKGFGELGDPGSVLKQFEGRTVGTPPKGSIHDVIGRDLAERYGVDVKIENYAWADYVLQALVDGEIPAAFGTPPLAVAAKRYGGAKIVIPPDRLWPNNPSYGIVVRGELMEEEGLILDLLEEHELASKLIREDPQKAAGIVANLVGTVDEDFILQTYAVSPKYCAALSEEYIASTMSFVGALKDLGYIDRALSEKDIFEPRYIEKVHPGPPHYAT; this is encoded by the coding sequence ATGGCGCGGAAGATCAGTATCGGGCACCTCTCGACGTTCTATCACACCTCGTTCATCCTGGAAGGCACCGACCGGCTGCAGAGGAGAGGCATCGACGCAGAGTGGAAGCTGTTCGCCTCCGGGCCGGACATCGTGAAGGCGTTCGAGAAGAAGGACATCGACATGGGGTACGTCGGACTGCCCCCCGCCATCATAGGGATGGGCAGGGGACTGGACCTGAAGTGCGTGGCCGGCGGGCACGTCGAAGGCACCGTCATGGTCGCGCAGAAGGAGTACAAGGGCTTCGGGGAGCTGGGGGACCCCGGGTCGGTGCTGAAGCAGTTCGAAGGAAGGACCGTGGGCACCCCGCCAAAGGGGTCCATACACGACGTCATAGGGCGGGACCTGGCGGAGCGGTACGGGGTCGACGTGAAGATCGAGAACTATGCCTGGGCCGATTACGTCCTGCAGGCCCTCGTCGACGGGGAGATCCCCGCGGCGTTCGGCACCCCGCCCCTGGCCGTTGCGGCCAAGAGGTACGGCGGGGCCAAGATCGTCATCCCCCCGGACCGTCTGTGGCCGAACAATCCAAGCTACGGCATCGTGGTCCGCGGAGAGCTGATGGAGGAGGAGGGGCTCATCCTCGATCTCCTCGAGGAGCACGAGCTCGCGTCCAAGCTGATACGGGAGGACCCCCAGAAGGCGGCGGGGATCGTGGCGAACCTGGTGGGGACGGTGGATGAGGACTTCATACTCCAGACCTACGCTGTATCTCCAAAGTACTGCGCCGCGCTCTCCGAGGAGTACATCGCCTCGACCATGAGCTTCGTGGGAGCGCTCAAGGACCTGGGATATATCGACAGGGCGCTGAGCGAGAAGGACATCTTCGAACCCCGGTACATCGAGAAGGTGCACCCGGGACCCCCTCACTATGCCACGTGA
- a CDS encoding YkvA family protein — MTRDGSVPLKERAGQLRTDLPAVFLALKKKETPVLAKICAGATVAYALSPVDLIPDFIPVLGYLDDLIVLPALVALTMKLIPRDVLARCRDESAEMWRDGRPKRWRYALPIIALWLIVLYLIAKAIWL, encoded by the coding sequence ATGACGAGGGACGGGAGCGTGCCCTTGAAAGAGCGGGCAGGACAGCTGAGGACGGACCTCCCCGCCGTGTTCCTGGCGCTGAAGAAGAAGGAAACTCCGGTGCTGGCGAAGATATGCGCCGGGGCCACCGTCGCATACGCCCTGTCACCCGTGGACCTCATTCCCGATTTCATCCCGGTCCTCGGCTATCTGGACGATCTGATCGTCCTGCCCGCGCTGGTGGCATTGACCATGAAGCTGATCCCGCGGGACGTTCTGGCGCGATGCCGGGACGAGTCCGCCGAGATGTGGCGGGACGGAAGGCCGAAAAGGTGGCGTTATGCGCTGCCTATCATAGCCCTTTGGCTGATCGTCCTGTACCTGATCGCGAAGGCGATATGGCTCTGA